Proteins co-encoded in one Candidatus Nitrosacidococcus tergens genomic window:
- a CDS encoding ATP-binding cassette domain-containing protein has product MISKKKRIKKDKAIVVLENVSKAYSTTAGIQHTSLSIPQGQIMALIGPSGCGKSTLLRLLVGLITPDSGRIYFEGIQLTPENILTQRQKMGYVIQEGGLFPHYTAQENIVLMANYLNWNQNKIAQRLGELVALTRFPEDALKRYPTQLSGGQRQRVALMRALMLDPDLLLLDEPLGALDPLNRYEMQTELREIFQSLRKTVIIITHDIGEAAYFSDRILLLRDGRIAQEGTVIDFLENPADSFVKQFIKAQRCPLDSHSDHNCSFSYFSAQ; this is encoded by the coding sequence GTGATTTCTAAAAAGAAGAGGATAAAAAAAGATAAAGCGATTGTAGTTTTAGAAAATGTCTCTAAAGCTTATAGTACTACAGCGGGAATACAGCACACCTCTCTAAGTATCCCTCAAGGGCAAATTATGGCCCTAATTGGACCTAGCGGGTGTGGAAAATCTACCCTATTACGACTGCTGGTTGGACTAATCACTCCAGATTCAGGGCGTATTTATTTTGAAGGTATTCAACTTACGCCAGAGAATATCTTGACTCAGCGGCAAAAAATGGGTTATGTGATTCAAGAGGGAGGCTTATTTCCTCACTATACGGCTCAAGAAAACATTGTACTAATGGCAAATTATTTAAATTGGAATCAAAATAAAATAGCTCAAAGGCTAGGAGAGCTTGTGGCACTTACCCGTTTTCCTGAAGATGCTTTAAAACGATATCCTACCCAACTCTCTGGTGGACAACGCCAACGAGTCGCACTTATGCGTGCTTTAATGTTAGATCCAGATTTATTGTTATTAGATGAGCCTCTAGGTGCATTGGATCCTTTAAATCGCTATGAAATGCAGACTGAGTTAAGAGAAATTTTTCAGTCCCTGCGTAAAACAGTTATTATTATCACCCATGATATTGGAGAGGCTGCTTACTTTAGTGATCGTATCCTCCTTTTAAGGGATGGAAGAATTGCCCAAGAGGGTACTGTAATAGATTTCCTCGAAAATCCTGCTGATTCTTTCGTAAAGCAATTTATCAAGGCACAACGATGCCCGTTGGACTCTCATTCAGATCACAACTGTTCATTTTCTTACTTTAGTGCACAGTAA
- a CDS encoding glycine betaine ABC transporter substrate-binding protein: MISYKKWSRLGWILILWVGFSASFAETAVTIGAKKFTESIVLANLAAQWLKNQGINTQLKKLGGSQVLWRGLLNGDIDIYPDYTGTLIHEIFAQQYVQEDELQQILAEKGVGITKPLGFDNTYALGMVDKVAGELNIRNISDLIQHADLTLGFSSEFMARADGWPKLQAYYQLPQQNVRGLDHDLAYRALEQNTLQVIDIYATDADIQYYKLRVLNDDLHYFPHYKAVFLYRLALLKQSPEIVSLLEQITGKISQQAMIDMNSQVELGHISDSQVAVNFLKNTFGVGDYQVTQSTFWQRLYNRTCEHLMLVGISLGAAIIVAIPLGIFAAYRPKFGHIIIGIAGVIQTIPALAMLVVMIPLVGVGGPPAMIVLFLYSLLPILRNTHTGLKSIPLQIIESAQALGLPSKARLRLVELPMAARTILAGIKTSAVINVGTATLGALIGAGGYGQPILTGIRLDDTGLILEGAIPSAILALLVQGLFTWTERHIVSDGLS, translated from the coding sequence ATGATTAGCTATAAAAAATGGTCTAGATTAGGGTGGATTTTAATATTATGGGTAGGATTTTCCGCTAGTTTTGCTGAAACAGCAGTAACAATAGGAGCAAAAAAATTCACTGAGTCTATTGTTTTAGCCAATTTAGCTGCTCAATGGTTAAAAAACCAAGGAATAAATACGCAACTTAAAAAACTAGGAGGATCTCAGGTTCTTTGGCGTGGATTACTAAACGGGGATATAGATATTTATCCAGACTATACCGGTACCTTAATCCATGAAATTTTTGCTCAACAATATGTCCAAGAAGATGAGTTACAGCAAATACTTGCAGAAAAAGGAGTGGGAATTACTAAACCTCTTGGATTTGATAATACCTATGCATTAGGTATGGTGGATAAAGTAGCAGGAGAGCTTAATATTCGTAATATTTCTGATTTAATTCAACATGCAGATCTTACTTTAGGTTTCAGTAGTGAATTTATGGCACGGGCAGATGGTTGGCCAAAGCTACAAGCTTACTACCAATTACCTCAGCAAAATGTCCGAGGTTTAGATCATGATCTTGCCTATCGAGCATTAGAACAAAATACCTTACAAGTAATTGACATATATGCGACTGATGCAGATATTCAATACTATAAACTAAGAGTATTAAATGATGATCTACATTATTTCCCTCACTATAAGGCTGTTTTCTTATACCGTTTAGCGTTGCTTAAGCAATCACCTGAGATCGTCTCTCTCCTAGAGCAGATTACAGGGAAAATTAGCCAGCAGGCTATGATTGATATGAACAGTCAGGTAGAGCTAGGACATATCTCTGATTCTCAAGTAGCTGTTAATTTTTTGAAGAATACTTTTGGTGTAGGAGATTACCAAGTTACTCAGTCTACATTTTGGCAACGGTTATATAATCGAACGTGTGAGCATTTAATGTTAGTGGGCATTTCCTTAGGAGCTGCTATTATTGTGGCTATTCCTTTAGGAATTTTTGCAGCTTATCGCCCTAAATTTGGACATATTATTATAGGAATCGCTGGAGTTATTCAAACTATTCCAGCACTTGCCATGCTCGTTGTCATGATACCTTTAGTTGGCGTTGGTGGCCCACCGGCAATGATTGTTTTATTTCTATATAGCCTGTTACCTATTTTACGTAATACGCATACAGGGCTAAAGAGTATTCCATTGCAAATTATAGAATCTGCTCAAGCACTTGGTCTGCCATCTAAGGCAAGATTACGCTTAGTAGAGCTACCCATGGCAGCTCGTACTATTCTTGCAGGGATTAAAACATCAGCGGTCATTAATGTAGGTACTGCGACCCTAGGGGCATTAATTGGGGCAGGAGGTTACGGACAGCCTATCTTAACCGGGATTCGCCTTGATGACACTGGACTTATCCTAGAAGGGGCGATTCCCTCAGCAATTCTCGCTTTGTTAGTACAGGGATTATTTACTTGGACCGAGCGTCATATTGTATCTGATGGATTATCTTGA
- the yut gene encoding urea transporter — protein sequence MILPSNLSTQAIDILLRGISQVVLQNNPVSGLVILVGLFIASKIAGVATLVGVIISTLTAVLLKVDKSLIQNGLFGFNGVLVGIGVSSYAVSHHLLIDHTLWLHIVIATSLSTLVMIGLSQFFTLWNLPALTMPFILCTWLFIGVVEHIDLSNPMATLSHHFISEIDIYTIKTWYIGVGKGFSEIFLQDSAIAGYLIFLGILINSRMSAIAALAAALLSIATGIAFEVSEESIQLGLYSYNPILTSIALGGGLFIYVTKFSFIYALLGAIVTTWISFALSTALQHLELPIYTFPFVITTWFMLLVAMSVNSLKYISTSEATTPEENTNRYDDL from the coding sequence ATGATCTTACCTTCTAATCTAAGTACACAAGCTATAGACATTTTACTCCGTGGTATTAGCCAAGTAGTACTACAAAATAACCCTGTATCTGGTTTAGTAATTTTAGTTGGCTTGTTTATTGCCTCTAAAATAGCAGGAGTAGCTACTTTAGTTGGAGTTATAATAAGCACTCTTACTGCGGTATTACTCAAAGTAGATAAATCACTTATTCAAAATGGTTTATTTGGCTTTAATGGAGTACTAGTTGGAATTGGAGTAAGTAGCTATGCGGTAAGTCATCATTTGTTAATAGACCATACTTTATGGCTGCATATTGTTATCGCTACTAGTTTATCTACTTTAGTGATGATTGGGTTAAGTCAGTTTTTTACTCTATGGAATTTACCAGCACTTACCATGCCTTTTATTTTGTGCACTTGGCTATTTATTGGCGTAGTGGAGCACATTGATTTATCGAATCCTATGGCCACTCTCTCTCATCATTTCATTAGTGAAATAGATATCTATACTATAAAAACTTGGTATATCGGCGTAGGTAAAGGATTTAGCGAGATTTTTCTACAGGATAGTGCAATCGCAGGCTATCTTATTTTCTTAGGAATTTTAATTAATTCTCGCATGAGTGCAATAGCAGCCCTTGCTGCTGCTTTGCTTTCTATAGCAACTGGAATAGCTTTTGAGGTGAGTGAAGAGAGTATTCAGCTGGGATTATATAGCTATAATCCAATTTTAACCAGTATTGCTCTAGGAGGGGGCTTATTTATTTATGTCACCAAATTTAGTTTTATTTATGCCCTTTTAGGTGCCATAGTAACTACTTGGATAAGCTTTGCTCTAAGTACTGCTTTACAGCATTTAGAGTTACCTATTTATACTTTCCCCTTTGTGATTACTACATGGTTTATGTTGCTCGTTGCTATGAGCGTAAATAGTTTGAAATACATTTCTACTTCAGAGGCTACTACTCCAGAAGAAAATACAAATCGATA